AATTGCCCTTTTTGTTAAAGTGGGCGTCAACTACACAAGGAACAATCATTGACTTAGCTTGTGGAACGGGGAGACTGACGATTCCACTTTCTAAAAATGGTTATCAAATGATAGGAGTAGACATCCATAAAGGTATGTTAAATGAAGCAAAGAAAAAATCAGCGGATTTTGATTTGCCGATTAAATGGGTGGAACAAGATTGTACAAAATTGCAATTACCAACGAAAAGTCATTTCATTTATTCAGTTGGGAATTCATTTCAACATTTTTTGACGAACAATGCGCAAGATAGTTTACTTTCTTCAGTGAATAAACATTTGGAAATGGGAGGCATCTTCATTTTTGGTACGAGGTTTCCTAGCGCAGAGGAATTACTTCAACCAAGTACGGAAGAATATTGGAGAACGTATACTGATCGCGATTCGCTTCATATTGTTGATGTCTATACAATTAGTCATTATGATGCTTTAAGTCAAATCCAACACTATACAACAATTAGAAAGTATAAAAATAGTGAAGGTCAAATGGTGGATGAAAAGAGCACAAAGATAAGCTTAAGATATGTATATCCAAAAGAAATGGAACGGATTTTATTGTACAACGGTTTTGAAATTGTAGATGTATTTCAGGACTGGAAAGAAACCGTTGCTACGAATGACAGTTACGAGTTAATCTATGTTTGTAAAAAAATAAGCAACTGAAAAGTTTGAAGGTTTTTTATAGATACGCTATTGACAGAACGGAAGAACTATCAAAAAGAACTTGCGTATAAGGATATCCAATAACGCAAGTTCATCATTACAAGCGTAAAAAATTTTATAGATTACTAACTAAGAAAAAATTCAACAACCCACCTACAATTGAAACAACAATAATACTCCATGCATATTTCTTACGTTGTTTGACGCCTACTATGCCCATAATAACCCCTAATAATGGTGATAATAATAAACCGATGATATAAGCAAAAATATTGTAGGTTTTATAACCATAAAGTTCGTTTTTCTCAATTGTTTCATTATCCATCTTCAATCCCCCACCATAAAACATCTGGAATATTTTTCAATCATAAAGCAATTGTAGCACGAAGGCAGTGTAAGGTGTAGATAGAATCGTTAAGATATCGATAGGATAAAACTTGTGTTATTAGCAGTCAACAATAAAAAGCCCATTGAAAGCAAAATAGAAGCCGGTGATTAACTTTCAATGTCTAATCAACAAGGAAGAAAATTCTAGGATTACTTGTATGTAAAAAAAATGAAAACGTCTTTTCTAAGCCAAACCTTCCTTTTTATAGTATAATAAGCATAACAACAGCATTTGCTTGCGATGTGTAAGGGAAAGGATGATATTTGTATGGCAGAGAAAGTAGGACAATCTTTCGTACAACCAACACCTTCTGGTAAAGAAGAGCTTGGGAAAATTGAAGTAGCTGCAGAAGTAATTGAAATTGTAGCTGGAATCGCAGTAAACGAGGTAGAGGGTATCGCAGCAACGCGTGGTAATATAGCAACTGGCGTCGTTGAACGCTTCGGTAAGAAAGTACACAATAAGGGCATAAAATCTGGTGTAACAGAACATGGGAAAATTACCATTGATGTATTTTGTTCTGTAAAATATGGCTATTCAATTCCGAAAGTGGCAAAGGATGTACAAACGCAAATTCGCCAAGCAATTTTAAATATGACTGCACTTGAAACAGCAGAGGTGAATGTCCATATTACAGGTATTCACTTCGAAAAAGAGGAAACAGTAGTACCAGAATAAAAAAAGAGGAGCTGCCATCTTGGTGATATTTCACCATAGAAGGCAACTCCTTTTTAAATTGGTTAAAAGGTTTTATAGCGCGATATCTTTTGGTTTCTTCCAGAACAGTGCAAGTATTACGCCGAAAACTAACACGATGGTAGCAAAGTAATATGGATAATTTAAGTCAATGTCGAATAATATTCCCCCAATAATTGGTCCGAATATATTTCCGAGACTTGTAAACATAGAGTTCATGCCCCCAACAAAGCCCTGCTCATTTCCTGCGATTTTTGATAAATAGGACGTAACAGCAGGACGAATTAAATCGAAGCCGACAAAAATAAAGAATGTCACAAATAATATTGCGAAATAATGATTAACGATTGTCATGGCAAAAGTCAGCGTGGCAGACAGAATGAGGGAGTATCGAATAACATTAATCTCGCCCATTTTCTTCGTAAGCCAGTCAAACAATAGTAATTGGGCAATGGCACCAATAATACCACTACCGGTAATGATAATAGCAATATCAGATGGTGTAAATGCAAATTTATGATCAACGAATAAACTAAAGAGTGATTCGAATGCTGCAAGACCAAATGAAAGGACAAAAATAAGCACAAATGCAATGAAATACAAAGGGCTAAAAATTCGTTTCGCACTGCTGAAAATAGAAGATGCGGCTTCTGTATCATCCGTAGCACGTGTCGGTTCTTTTAAAAATGTGAGCGATAATAACGCTGCTACGAAACCGAGAACACCGGCAGCGAAGAAAGGTAAACGTGTACCGTATTCTGCTAAAAATCCACCGAGCCCTGGTCCTATAATAAAGCCAGTACTAATAGCTGCACTCATATAGCCAAGTGCTTTCGGACGTTGCGCCATTGTTGTAATATCAGCAATAAATGCTGTTACTGCGGGCATAATAAAAGCAGCACTTACACCACCAAGCATGCGCGATAAAAATAAAATTTCAATGGAACGGCCCATCCCAAATAATAGCTCTGAAAGGCCAAAAATAAATAGACCAACAACAATCATGATTTTTCGGCCAATACGGTCCACCAGTTTCCCTGCAATTGGCGATACAATCAGTTGTGTTATGGCAAATGCTGCCACCATATAGCCAACGACAGAGCCTGTAATATTAAGCTCGTTCATAATAGTTGGTAATACCGGGATAACCAATCCTATTCCTAAAAAGGCGATAAAGAGATTGGCTAATAAAATAGTTAATGTTATAGCTTGATTCTTGTTCATTTTTCTCTCCTTCAACAGTTCACGATACACGAGATTCATAATCTACTAGAATATTTTCCATCTAATACAATAAACCCTATAGTTACTATAGGGTCAAAAGATTTGTTTTTATTTTTTTAGTGTGGAAGTAAAACGGCATAGTTATGCAATGCACTAGAATTATTCTTACTTAAATGAGGAAGGTGATTAAAGCGTCGTACTTTGTCTGATTTTTAATTCTACAATAAACTTCTTTTCCTGCTCATCAGTTAAGGTTGCTGGCATATATAATTCGTAAACGGTGGATTCAAATGCTGTTTGTTGCGCATCTACATATTTTTTAAGTTTTTCGTAAAAGGAAAAATACGTATCGGGGTGATAAATAAAAGCAATGCAAGCATACTTACCTGCTGGTACAATGGTTTGTTTCATATTCGTTGTCAGTTTAGAAAATCTACGTTCCGTTAATAGTGGAGTGAAAATCGCATCATAAAAAATGTCATTTACATCTTTGTAATGAGCGAGCGGATAAATACATCCATAGCGACTATTTAAGACACTTCCTTCATTCTCGATAATTTTTGTTAAAATGCTGTAGTATGTATTGGTGCTAGAAGTGGGTGTCAGTTCAGTCGTAGTCACTTGTAATATTGGCATTTCTTCTTCAAAACGCGTGTAAACTTCGCCGAAGATGGGGATGTCAATTTGCTCTTGCATTTGCTTTTTTGTTTTCAACAGCGTGTATCTTACTTCATTCAGACGTGAAATTTTTTCTTCCAACCGTTGTTCTTGTTGTTCTAAAAAAACAAGCAGCTCTTCAGGCGTTAGCATAAGCGCCTTTTTAATGTCTTCAAGTGATGTCCCGATATATTTTAGTGACTTAATGATATCTAAGTAAAAAATCTGACTGTCTTTATAATAGCGGTAATTGCTAGCGGAATCAGTATAAGCAGGCTTAAACAAGTCAATTTGGTCGTAGTAACGAAGGGTCTGCACAGAAAGGTTTGCTAATTTTGCAACTTCCCCGATTGTATAATAATGTTCTTTCATCTGTTTTCCTCCACTAGTAAAAAATGTTGCGTTTGTGTCAAACTCTCGCTAAAGAAAGTGTATTTTTTTATTATAGCATTCAGCAAAGAAATGGCTCGATAAGATTGCATCCTATTATAAAAAGTTTCCGTTATATATTGTAAGAAGGTCCACAAGTTAAAAATAAGGTAGCACTACATTTTTAACATTTCAACAAATTAGAAGTTAAAATAAGTAGAAAGTTGCTTGAAAAAGGTTTCAGATTATTGAAAACTTGCTTGAATCCGTGTTTCTCGTACGAATTTATGCTATTATAAACCTTAATGCCACTTAAGAAGGAGAGCTTTACATGAAACGACATGAAGCACGTGAAAAAGCGTTGCAAGTTTTGTTTCAGCTAGACAATACAGATCTTACAGTCGAAGAAGCAAAAGCACATATTAAAGGTCAACCGACAAATGCTTTCTACGAAAAGATTGTAAATGGAACAGCTGAACATTTAGAGGAAATTGATGCGGCATTAACGCAGCATCTAGAAAAGTGGTCACTTGCCCGTCTGCCAAAAATTGAGAGAACAGTTTTACGACTAGCTGTATACGAGCTTTTATACATGCAAGAAACACCAAAAAGAGTAGTACTTAATGAAGCAATCGAGTTATGCAAAACATTTGGAGACGATAAATCGTCAAAATTTGTTAATGGCGTACTTTCTAAATTTACAGAACAATAAAAATGTGTTGAATTGGAAGGAGTAACTAAGGTTTATGTCAAGTGCAATTATTAATGGTAAAGAGATTGGTCAAGAAATTCGTAGTTCAGTAGCCGAGCGAGTAGCTCGTTTAAAGGAGCAAGGTTTAATTCCAGGCTTAGCGGTTGTTCTAGTTGGGGACAACCAAGCTTCAGCTACATATGTGAGAAATAAGCAAAAATCTTGTGAAGCAATTGGGATGTTTTCAGAGTTAATTAAACTGCCAGAGGAAACGACACAAGAAGAGCTGTTAGTGCAAATTGAATTATTAAATAATCGTGAAGATATTCACGGGATTTTAGTACAATTACCACTGCCTAAACATATTGATGAGGACACAGTTATTGCGACAATCGCTGTTGAAAAAGACGTAGATGGCTTCTCGCCAGTTAGCGTTGGGAAAATGATGCTTGGCCAGGAAACATTTTTACCATGTACTCCGTTTGGCGTGATGAAGCTTCTTGAATATTCAGGAATTGAAATCGCTGGAAAGCATGCAGTCATTGTAGGTAGAAGTCATATTGTAGGGAAACCAATGGGACAACTATTGCTACAAAAAGATGCGACGGTGACATACACGCATTCAAAAACACCAGATTTACCTTCATTCACAAAACAAGCGGATATTTTAATTGCAGCTGTGGGGCGTGCGAACTTTATTACAAAAGAGCATGTGAAAGAAGGTGCTGTTGTTATTGATGTCGGCATTAACCGCGATGAAAACAACAAGCTATGCGGGGACGTAAACTTTGCAGAGGTTGACGGTATCGCATCTCACATTACACCAGTTCCAGGCGGTGTCGGCCCGATGACAATCACGATGTTACTCTTCAACACAGTGCAAGCGGCAGAAACAAAGCTTGCGAATAAAATGAAGTAATTACTTACAATAGAATTTCGTTTGCTTAGAGAGCCATCTCATTACTTTTGAGGTGGCTCTCTTTTTGCAAGTACATCGTGTGCGGATAAAATATTGCAAGAATCGCCACTAAAAAGGACACATAGTAGCCACTTTCATCCGAGCCAAGTTTGGAATAAATATGTTACAGTAATGTTTTAAAATAGGATGAAAGACAGACGTTTTTTTCTTGTGAAACTGTATTTTTACACGTCAGGCGCGACAAAAAATGTTATGATAAGTGTAGTTTTGTGAAAAACTTGATTTTAGTAAAGGAGCCGAAAATAATGTCATCAGCTTCTTATTTAACTGTAAAAGCGTTAACGAAATATA
This genomic interval from Lysinibacillus sphaericus contains the following:
- a CDS encoding MerR family transcriptional regulator, encoding MKEHYYTIGEVAKLANLSVQTLRYYDQIDLFKPAYTDSASNYRYYKDSQIFYLDIIKSLKYIGTSLEDIKKALMLTPEELLVFLEQQEQRLEEKISRLNEVRYTLLKTKKQMQEQIDIPIFGEVYTRFEEEMPILQVTTTELTPTSSTNTYYSILTKIIENEGSVLNSRYGCIYPLAHYKDVNDIFYDAIFTPLLTERRFSKLTTNMKQTIVPAGKYACIAFIYHPDTYFSFYEKLKKYVDAQQTAFESTVYELYMPATLTDEQEKKFIVELKIRQSTTL
- a CDS encoding MFS transporter, producing the protein MNKNQAITLTILLANLFIAFLGIGLVIPVLPTIMNELNITGSVVGYMVAAFAITQLIVSPIAGKLVDRIGRKIMIVVGLFIFGLSELLFGMGRSIEILFLSRMLGGVSAAFIMPAVTAFIADITTMAQRPKALGYMSAAISTGFIIGPGLGGFLAEYGTRLPFFAAGVLGFVAALLSLTFLKEPTRATDDTEAASSIFSSAKRIFSPLYFIAFVLIFVLSFGLAAFESLFSLFVDHKFAFTPSDIAIIITGSGIIGAIAQLLLFDWLTKKMGEINVIRYSLILSATLTFAMTIVNHYFAILFVTFFIFVGFDLIRPAVTSYLSKIAGNEQGFVGGMNSMFTSLGNIFGPIIGGILFDIDLNYPYYFATIVLVFGVILALFWKKPKDIAL
- a CDS encoding Asp23/Gls24 family envelope stress response protein, whose protein sequence is MAEKVGQSFVQPTPSGKEELGKIEVAAEVIEIVAGIAVNEVEGIAATRGNIATGVVERFGKKVHNKGIKSGVTEHGKITIDVFCSVKYGYSIPKVAKDVQTQIRQAILNMTALETAEVNVHITGIHFEKEETVVPE
- a CDS encoding class I SAM-dependent methyltransferase, whose protein sequence is MVMYNFEEYDDPILYDIENESYLAELPFLLKWASTTQGTIIDLACGTGRLTIPLSKNGYQMIGVDIHKGMLNEAKKKSADFDLPIKWVEQDCTKLQLPTKSHFIYSVGNSFQHFLTNNAQDSLLSSVNKHLEMGGIFIFGTRFPSAEELLQPSTEEYWRTYTDRDSLHIVDVYTISHYDALSQIQHYTTIRKYKNSEGQMVDEKSTKISLRYVYPKEMERILLYNGFEIVDVFQDWKETVATNDSYELIYVCKKISN
- the nusB gene encoding transcription antitermination factor NusB, encoding MKRHEAREKALQVLFQLDNTDLTVEEAKAHIKGQPTNAFYEKIVNGTAEHLEEIDAALTQHLEKWSLARLPKIERTVLRLAVYELLYMQETPKRVVLNEAIELCKTFGDDKSSKFVNGVLSKFTEQ
- the folD gene encoding bifunctional methylenetetrahydrofolate dehydrogenase/methenyltetrahydrofolate cyclohydrolase FolD, coding for MSSAIINGKEIGQEIRSSVAERVARLKEQGLIPGLAVVLVGDNQASATYVRNKQKSCEAIGMFSELIKLPEETTQEELLVQIELLNNREDIHGILVQLPLPKHIDEDTVIATIAVEKDVDGFSPVSVGKMMLGQETFLPCTPFGVMKLLEYSGIEIAGKHAVIVGRSHIVGKPMGQLLLQKDATVTYTHSKTPDLPSFTKQADILIAAVGRANFITKEHVKEGAVVIDVGINRDENNKLCGDVNFAEVDGIASHITPVPGGVGPMTITMLLFNTVQAAETKLANKMK